The window CAGCCGCGCCGCCTACGCGGCCGAGCTCTACAAGCTGGGCATGGCCAAGAAGGTGTATGTGGGCCGGGCCTACCGGCTGAGAAGCGAGAGGGTGCTGGACCAGAACATGCTTTCATTTCCTCGCCATGAGGAAATCTACAAGGCGCTCTTGCGCAAAAAGGGCGTGCCGGCAGAAGCCATCGAATACTACGGGGACGAGCTTTTGAGCACCTACCAGGAGGCTGAAACCCTGGCCTCGCAGCTGGGTTCCAAGCCCGGTTCGCTCCTGGTGGTGACTTCTCCATACCATGTCCGCCGCGCCAGGATAATCTTCAAGGATGCCTTCCCGGATTGGGACATACGGGTGGTGGGCACTCCCACTGAGAAGTTGCCCGCTGCCTGGTGGACCGACCAGGAATCGGCCCGCATAGTGCTCCTGGAGATTCCCAAGACAGTCTACTACCTGCTGGGGGGCCGGTTCCGTTCCACACCGCAAGGCAAGTAACCTATCGAGAAACGTCGCATTTCCCAGGTAGCCGTCGCAAACCGTCCGCGATTGCCCCTCTACTGTTTCGGCAGGCCCTCTCCGGTGGCCATGGCCGGGCTGTCCGCGAAGAGATAACTGTTCTTTCCCCTGCTCTTGGCCCGGTACATGGCTGTGTCTGCGTGGTTGAGAAGCAAACCCGGAGTCACGCCGTCTTCGGGGTATACAGCGATACCGATGCTTGCTCCTATGCGGGCCTTCCCGTTGGCGAGTTCAAACTCCGGGGAAAGCGCCGCCAGCATCCGGGAGGCAATGTTCGCGGCCTCACTCGGCGATTTCAGGTCCATGAGCACCACCACGAACTCGTCACCGGCGTAGCGTGCCAGTGTGTCGTTGGAGCGCAGGCAGCCAGCCATGCGTTCTGCCACCTGCACCAGCAACTCGTCTCCGGTTTCGTGGCCGAAGGTGTCGTTGACCTGCTTGAAGTCGTCCAGATCCAGAAACAGGACTCCAGCCTTGGTTGCGTTACGCATGGCTGTGGCCACGGCCTGCTCGAGCCTGTCCGCCAGCAGAAGGCGGTTGGGCAGACCGGTGAGGGCGTCATGGAAGGCCAGGTCGCGGATGCGTTCCTCGGCTTGCATTTTTTCGGTCACATCGGTCACCATGAGCAAATGACCGCCGTCCCCCTTGCGCCCCTGGATCGCGGAGAAGGACAATTCAAAACGTCCGGGCCTGTCCGGCAGCGAAGCTGCTGTTTTAAATCTGCTGGACTGTTGAATACTCTCGTTCGACGGCCATTCTTCGGGTGGAGTTTTGCCCATGGCCAGCACTTCACGCCAGGAAACGCCGATGGCCTTGGTCTTCACGGTGCGGAAGAGGTCCTCGGCCACTCTGTTGATGCGAAGCACTTTCCCTTGGCCGTCAATCACCAACAACGCTTCCTGCACCGAGGAGAACGTTCTCTCCCAGTCTTCGGCAGCATTTCGCAGCGAGCTGAGAGTCTGCTTCAACCGCACCGAAAGCTGAAAAAAGGCCCGGGCCAGTTGGCCTATCTCGTCGGAAGAACGCATCCCGCGCAGGGCGTCCATGGCGCTGGAGGCAAAAGGCCTTGTGAAAGCGCCCTCCGGCTTGCGGAGGTCCTGGCTGATGACGTGCGTGGCCTTTTCCAGCGCTTCAAGCGGCCGTGTGATGCGGCGCATGGCCGAAAAACCAACCGGCAGCACCAGAACCAGGGCACCCAGGAAAAACAGCCCCACTGCCAAGGCGGCCTCGTGCATGGGCGCCATGGCCTCCTTGATGGGCATTTGTGTCAGTACCACCCAGCCCCAGGTTGGAATCTGACGAGAGGCGATAAGGAGCGGAACCCCCTGGCTGTTGATGGTTTCCCCTGGCCCCTCAAACCCCTCCACGGCCTTGTCCAGAAAGAGATTCCTGCCCTTTTCAAGAGGCTTTAGTATCCTGGATGTGTCGGTGTGGATAATGAACCGCCTGCTGTGGTCCATAACGTAGATATAGCCGGTCTTGCCTATCCTGCGTTGCTGCTGTTCTCCCAATGCCCACGGGGAGAGCAGATTCAGCGAACCGCAGAGCACAGCCTGAATTTCTCCTCCGGGCCCTTTGAGAGGGGCTGTGATGGTGAGCACCGGCAAACCGCTGCGGGCGGACACGTACGGGTCGCCAATCACACCACGCTCCAGGGCCATGGTGCGGGTGTAGTAGTCCCTGTGAGCGAAAGACTGCCCATGAAGCTCGGGGTGGGGAGGATAGTCGGCCAGAAACCGCCCTTCCCGGTCCAGCAGGAAAAATCCATTTTCGAACTTCGGGTAATGAGACGATTGTCGTGCCAGGTACTCCCGGACAGGCCCCAGGTCGCCGGATTGGTTCCAGCCAGCAGGCATATTCCCGGCGATGGCCCCCATATCGCGGATGTTCTCATCCACGAACGCGCGTATTTCAACAGCCAGGGAATTCGCTTCGGATTCGAGCTGCTGGATGACGAGGTCCTTGATGGCCTTCTGCTGGTAGGCAAAAAGGAAAAAACTCGTGGCCGCTATGACGGCAAGAACGAGCCCGGTGAGCAAAAGTGACGCTTTGGCGCTGAGTTTCATAAAAATGTGACCGTATTACAAGTTACACCAAGCCAGAAAATACATCTATGGGGCGAACACGAATTTCCTGGTTCCCATAAAAAAAGTGGTCTACCTTCACCCGCAGCACCCGCCAGGAGGTCACATGCCGGAGTTCACCAACAGATTGGTTCATGAAAAAAGCCCCTACCTCCTCCAGCACGCGCACAATCCTGTGGACTGGTTCCCCTGGGGAGAGGAGGCCTTTGCCAAGGCCGAGGCGGAAAACAAACCTCTGTTCATTTCCATCGGCTACTCCACCTGCCACTGGTGCCACGTCATGGAACGCGAATGCTTCGAGGACGAGGAAGCGGCAAACCTCCTGAACGCCACGGCGGTCCCGGTGAAGATCGACCGGGAGGAGCGCCCGGACCTGGACGGAATCTACATGACCGCCTGCCAGATGATGACCAGCGCGGGCGGCTGGCCCCTCTCCATCTTCGCCGACCACCTGGGACGGCCTTTTTTTGCGGCCACCTACATACCCAAGCATTCCCGCTTCGGACGCATGGGCCTCATGGACCTCTTGCCGAGCGTCCGGGAAGCATGGACCAATCGGCGCGGCGACGTGGAACAGACCGCCGGCAAGATACTTTCAGCCCTGGCCGATCACCAGAAAGTATCTCCCTCCCGCACGGACCCAGGCCCCGAAGTTTTGGACACCGCCTATCGCCAGCTTGCCTCGCGGTTCGACCAGGAACGGGGAGGCTTCGGGGAGGCCCCCAAGTTCCCTTCTCCCCACCAGCTGCTCTTTTTGCTTCGCCACCACCGGCGTACAGGCGAACGCGTGGCCCTGGACATGGTCTCCATAACACTCACCGCCATGCGGCTGGGCGGGATATTCGACCATGTGGGCCTTGGCTTCCACCGGTACTCCACGGATGCGGACTGGCTGCTGCCGCATTTCGAAAAAATGCTCTACGACCAGGCAATGCTCCTCATGGCCTACACGGAAGCCTTCCAGGCCACGGGTGACCCCTTGTTCAAGCGTACCGCCCTGGAAGTCGCCCGCTTCGTGCTGCGGGACATGACCGGTCCCGAAGGGGCTTTCCACAGTGCCTGGGACGCTGACAGCGAGGGCGAGGAAGGCAAGTTCTACGTGTGGACAACGGATGAGCTGCGCCGCATTCTCCCGGTCGAGGACGCACAGCTCTACGCCGAGCTTTTCGGTTTTCTTCCGGACGGAAACTTCACCGAGGAGGCCACCGGCCACAAGACCGGGGCCAACATCCCCCACTTGGCGGCTCTTCCCCCCGAGGATCTGGCCGAGCGCCTGGAATCCATTCGGGAGCGTCTGCTCGACGCCCGGAACAAGCGCGTCCGGCCTCACAAGGACGACAAGATCCTCACCGACTGGAACGGCCTGACGATCGCCGCCCTGGCCCAGGCCGCCCGCGTACTTAAAGAACCGGACCTCGCCCAGTCGGCCGCCCGGGCAGCCGACTTCATTCTGGCCCGGTTGCGCGACCAAAACGGACAGCTTTTGCACCGCTATCGCGACATGGACGCCTCCGTTCCCGGCAACCTGGACGACCATGCCTTCCTGGCCTGGGGTCTCACGGAGCTCTACCAGACCACGTACGACCTGGGCTGGCTCCAGGCCGCGCTTGATCTGGCGGACCAAGTCCTCGACCGCTTTCAGGACAACGAGCACGGGGGTTTCTTCTTCACCGCCAAGGACGTTCCCACGCACCTGGTGCGCCAGAAGGAATTTTTCGACGCGGCCCTGCCCTCGGGCAATTCCGCCGCCCTTCTGGTCCTTCTCAAGCTTTCCCGCCTGGCGGCGCGGTCTGATCTGGCCGAGGCGGCCTCCCGCCTGCTCCGCTGCCTGGGCGACGGGTTGACCCGCTTCCCATCGGGTTTCACCATGCTTTTGTGCGGCCTGGACTTCGCTCTGGGGCCCGGCTCGGATGTGGTGCTGTCCGGTCCTGACGCCGAATCGCTCGAGCCCTTCCTGACGGCCCTGCGCAGCCGCTATCTGCCCATGACTCTGGTGCTTGTGCGCGATGAGAAGGGCGAGCTGGCCTCCATGGCCTCCTACACCGCCGGCATGTGCCCTCTTGACGGCAAGGCCACTGCCTACGTCTGCCGAAACGGGAGCTGCGAACCACCTACGACAGATGCGGTGAAGATGCTCAGCCTGCTGACCAAGTAGCCGAGCCGCCCCTTTCCTGAACGCTTCCACGTCTCTGCGCTTAGGCCCTGATGCAGAGCGAGTCATCTGTCCGACAAATCAAACTTGCCGCCTTCGTCAAATTAAACTATACAATTTGTCATGCGCTCACCGACAGACTTCTCGCTCCCCGTGGTCGACGCCCCGTCCGGCTTCCCCTCCCCGGCCGAGGATTACATCGACCAGCGCCTGAACCTGAACGAGCACCTCATTATCCGTCCATCCTCGACGTACTTCTTCCGGGTTCGAGGCGATTCCATGAGCGCAGCGGGAATCGCCTCCGGAGACCTCCTGGTGGTGGACCGCTCCGTCAGCCCCAAGCCGGGCCATGTGGTGGTGGCTGCCGTGGACGGGAACCTCACCGTCAAACGCCTCAAGCTCGCAGGCCGCAAGCTTGCGCTGGCCACGGAGGTCCCCGAATCCCCTCTCATCCTACTGACCGAAGAACGCTCCGTGGAAATCTGGGGGGTGGCTGTTTATGTCATACACGGGTTGACGTCATGCAGATCGCTCTGATGGACTGCAACAACTTCTACGCCTCGTGCGAGAAGGTTTTCGCGCCGCATCTGGCAGACCGTCCGGTGGTGGTGCTCTCCAACAACGACGGGTGCATTATCGCCCGTTCCAAAGAGGCGAAGGACCTGGGCGTCCCCATGGGCGCTCCGGCGTTCAAATGCCGCCAGCTGTTCGCCCGCCAGGGCATTGCCGTCTTTTCTTCCAACTATGCCCTCTACGGGGACATGTCCGCGCGGGTGATGGCCACGGCCGGCGGGCTGGTGCCGCGCATGGAGGTGTACTCCATCGACGAGGCGTTTTTAGACATCACGGACATGCCCGCCAACGCGGCGGAAACTGCCCGGATGCTGCGTGAGAGGGTGAAGCGCGACACGGGCATCACGGTGTCTGTCGGCATAGGTTCCACCAAGACCCTGGCCAAGGCGGCCAATAAACTGGCAAAGAAAGATCCGGCGTTCAACGGGGTGCTCGAAATCCCGGACAGTACACAACGGGGAGAATACCTGAGCCTTCTGGAAGTCTCGGACATCTGGGGTATCGGGCCTCGCCGCGCCAAGCGGCTCAAAGCGTCCGGCGTGCTGACCGCCCTCGACTTCACCCGCCTTCCCCGCGACTATGTAAAGAAAAAATTTACAATTGCCGGACTGCACACCTGGCTGGAGTTGCAAGGAGTTCCCTGCATCCCCCTGGGGGCGGCGCCCAGGTCCAAGAAGGCCATTGTCACCTCGCGCTCCTTCGGCCACCCGGTCACCCGGCTGGACGACCTTCGCGAAGCGCTCAGCCACTACGCCAGTCGTGCCGCCGAAAAACTGCGCGCCCAAAAGGGGCAGGCCGCGACGATTCTGGTCTGGGTGCAGATCTACACCGGCGACGCACAGCAGCCCCTAAAAGGCGTACTGCAAAGCCAGGCCATGAATCCGGCCACTTCCCGCACCACAGAAATCGTCCGCGCGGGCATGAAGGCGCTGGAGAGCATCTTTATCCCGGACCGCCGGTATAAGAAACTTGGAGTGATGCTTACCGGCATCGAGAACGAGGGAGGGATGCAGCTTTCGCTTCTGCGCGAACCGGACCGGCGCAAGGACAGGCTCATGGCCGTCCTGGACCAGGTGAACGCCAAATGGGGCCGGGAGACTCTTTTTGCGGCCTCGTCCGGCATAAAGCGTCCCTGGGGTATGCGCCAGGAGATGCGCTCGCCGCGCTACACCACGGTGTGGGCGGAACTGCCCGTAGCCCTGGCCTGAGGCTTGGCGGCACCTCTCGCCGATATCGGACAGGGCGAACATCATCGGCCGAAGCGCCCCTGGGAGATTCAATTCATTCTCATGCAGTCGCTGCGCAAAGAGTGTTGACAGACCGCCAGCGCCAGAGGTAGGCGAAATGCATGCAGAACAACACCGCCCGCACCGTCTCCCGAATGACCAGCGTCCTAGTAGTACGCCAGGTAGTTCTCGCGGCCGCTTCCAGCGGGTTGTGATCAGTACGTAGTATCGAATCTTCAACCCCCGCCGGCGCGGCTAGCCGGCGGGGGTTTTTCATTTCAGCTCCAGAAACCTCCCCGGCCCGCCCGGCACCTTACGCGGAGGTCACCATGAGCATCACCGGCGCCCACTACATCGTGAAATTCCTGGAAAGCCGGGGAGTGCGTACCGTCATCGGAATCCCCGGCGGTTCCATCCTTCCCCTGTACGACGCCCTGGGGCAAAGCGTGACGATCCGCCACGTACTGGCCCGGCACGAACAGGGTGCGGCCTTCATGGCCCAGGGCATGGCCCGCCTCACCGGCATCCCCGGCGTGTGTCTGGCCACCTCGGGCCCTGGCGCCACCAACCTGGTCACGGCCATCGCGGACGCCCAGCGCGATGGCGTGCCCCTGGTCTGCATCACGGGCCAGGTGCCCCGCGCGCAGATTGGTACCGAAGCCTTCCAGGAAGTGGACATCGTGGCCGTCACGAAGCCCATCACGAAATTAAGCCGCATGGTCGAAAGCGCCAGGGAACTGCCGCACGCCCTGAACAAGGCCTTCCGGCTTGCGGTTGAGGGGCGTCCCGGCCCGGTCCTCTTGGATATTCCGAAAGACGTGCAATGCCAGACGCTCGAGTTGGAGCTGCCCGCTGTTGCCTCTTCCATATCCCAGCCCGCCCCCCTGAGCTGGGACGCATCCCGGGCGGCAGCCATGATAAACGCGGCAAAAAGGCCCGTGCTGCTTCTGGGAGGCGGAGCCGTGCGCGGGGGGGCACCGCAACACGCCCGGAGCCTGGCGGAAAAGGCGTCTCTGCCCGTGACCATGACCCTCATGGGCCTTGGGGCGTTTCCCGCGACACATCCGCTGAGCCTGGGCATGCACGGGATGCACGGACATCACTGGGCCAATGCCGCCCTTCACGAATGCGACCTGCTCATCGCGGTGGGCAGCCGCTTCGACGACCGGGCCACGGGCAAGGTGGACGCGTTTTGCCCCAAGGCGAAGATCATCCACATCAATGTGGACGAGAAAGAGCTGGGCCGAATCAAACATGCGGAGTTGGGCATCGTGGCGGATGCCGGTCTTGCCCTGGCCGCCATTCTCCCCCTGGTGGAAGGCAAGCCGCGACGCGAATGGCCCAGTCGAATAGACAGACTCAAAGCCCATGCCCCCGCCACAGGCCCAGCCAATTGCCCTGGATGCGCCCGGAGCCTTATCGGCGAAGTGGCGTCAATGCTTCGCGAGGACGCGGTGATCGTCACGGATGTGGGCCAGCACCAGATGTTCGTGGCCCAGAGTTTCCCCTACCGGGCACCGGGGCGTTGGCTGACCTCAGGCGGATTGGGAGTGATGGGCTTCGGGCTCCCGGCGGCCATTGGCGCTTCGCTGGCCGAGCCCAAGGCGCAGGTGGTCTGCTTCACGGGTGACGGCAGCCTCAAGATGAACATCCAGGAGCTTGCCACACTGGCCGAGACTGGGGCCAACGTGAAGATAGTGGTGCTGGACAACCAGAGCCTCGGCCTGGTGGCCCAGCAGCAGAGCCTCTTTTTCGAGGGACGCAAAAGCGCCTCCCGGTATGGCCGCGGAACCGATTTCGCGGCTGTGGCCGAAGCCTTCGGCGTGAAAGGGGTGGATCTGGACGCAAGCACCGACCCAGCCGCGAAGCTCGAAGAAGCACTTCGCGCAATTGGTCCGGTTCTGATTCATGCCCGGGTGGATCGGGACGCAATGGTCTTCCCCATGGTGCCTCCTGGGGCTCCGAACTCGGAGATGCTTCTTTCCCATCCGGAGGCAGAGGATGCGAGCATGCCGGCGGCGATCAACATGGGGTGAGGCGGGGCATGCAGACAACCATCACTGTGCAGCCTTGGCGGCCAGGGTGAAGGCGTGTACTATCCATCCATGCCTCAAGACGTGTTTCTCGAGCATTTGCCGAGCTACTCCAGTCCGGACCTGGACACCCTCACCGGGCGGCTGCTTGAGCTCTCGGGATGCAGGCCAACTCGTGGGGATCACGTGCTGGTGAAGCCCAACCTTGTGGCACCGAGCAACACGGCCCTCTCCTGCACGCACCCCGCTGTGGTGCGCGCCGTCTGCCGGTATCTGGCCGACTTTGGCGCGCGCATAACTGTCGGCGATTCCCCCGCCTTCGGCACGGGGCGCATCGTAGCCAGAGCCTGCGGCCTGGACAAGGCTTTGGCCGGGCTTCCCGCCACCATCGTCAACCTGACCAGGCCACGCCAACTGCCACTCACGCTTGGCGGCACGGTCGGGGTGTCGGCCCAGGCGCTGGACGTCCCCTTCATCGTCAATGTCCCTCGTTTCAAGGTCCACGACCAGATGCGGCTCACCTTGGCGGTGAAGAACTTCTTCGGTTGCGTAATGGGGTTTCGAAAATCCTTGGCCCACCAGAAACATGGTGAAAAAGGCACCCGCTTCGAGAGCATGATCATGGACGTCTGTCAGGCCATGCCCAAATCCGTGAGCCTCGTGGACGGCGTGGTGGCCATGCACGTGTGCGGCCCGGCCAATGGCAAACCCTATTCTCTTGGCCTCCTGGGAGCCTGCGCCAATCCCGTTGCCCTGGACACCGCCCTGCACGCCGTGCTCGGTTTGCCTCCGGACGGCACCCCTCTGGGAGAGGAAGCGGCAAGAAGGGGACTCGTTGAAGAGGTGTCTTATTCAATGAAACGACCGGAGGACTTCGACACACTCGGTTTCACCCTGCCAGGCGAACTGGCACCGGTGGCCTTCAAACCGGGGCGGTTCCTTAAAGGACGCTTGAAAAGCCTGTATATCAGGCTCTCCGGAGCTAAACAGTCCTGAGGCGCATGCTCCTCGAGCAGGGCCATTAAACCCCGCGCCGTGCGCGTCTTTCTTCTTTTTGCTCCTTGATGTAGCTTGGTCCAAGCATGCAGACCATCGAACGAGATCGTCATGTGGTGGTGGGCCGGGTCCAGGGAGTAGGGTTCAGGCCTTTCATCTTCCGCCTTGCACAACAGTGTGGCCTTGCCGGATTCGTCTTGAACGCCCCTGAAGGCGTGGTCATCGAAATACAGGGTGCGCGGGTCGACCTGGACCGTTTCGCCAGGGATTTGGTCTCGACCTTGCCGCCCCTGGCCATGATTGTTGAGAACTCCCGGGCGCAAGTCCCCGCCGTCGAAGGCGACGCCGGCTTCGTTATCCGCGAGAGCTCCGCCGGGCAGGGGCATCACGTGCTTGTCAGTCCTGATGTGGCCACATGCCCGGATTGCCTGGCCGACATGGCCGCCCCGGACAACCGAAGACACCGCTACCCGTTCACCAACTGCACCAACTGCGGCCCGCGTTACACCATCACCGCGAGCCTCCCGTACGACCGTCACGCCACCACCATGGCCTGTTTTCCTCTCTGCCCAGAGTGCAAGGCAGAATACGAGAACCCGCTGGACCGCCGTTTCCACGCCCAGCCCAATGCCTGCCCAATCTGCGGCCCAGCCGTATGGTTCGCGGACGGTTCGGGCGAGAGATTGGCCGATGGTCCCGAGGCGATGGAACTGGCCGCACAAGCCCTGATCGATGGCAAGATTCTGGCCCTCAAGGGGCTCGGCGGGTTCCATCTGGCCGTTGATGCGCGCAACCACGCCGCAGTCGCCGAGCTTCGCCGCAGGAAAATGCGGCCTGCCAAGCCGCTGGCCGTCATGTGCCCGGACCTTGAAACCCTGGCCTTGCTGGCCGACTTTGGCGACGAAGAGGCCAATGTGCTCTCCGGCCTGGAACGCCCCATCGTGCTCGTGCGGCTGAAAAAGGACAGCCCGCTCTCGCCGGACGTCTCCCCGGATACGGACCACCTGGGGGCCATGCTGCCCTACACCCCTTTGCACCACGTGCTGCTGGCCGCCATCCGGGAGCTCTCTTCCGTACCGCCAGTGCTGGTGATGACCTCCGGCAACTTGAGTTCCGAACCTATCTCGCTGGGAAACCGCGAAGCTCTCGCCCGGTTAGGGCCAATCGCCGACTTTTTTCTTCTTCACAACCGGGACATCCTGGTGCGCACCGATGATTCAGTGGTCCGTTTCCTGCGGCCTGACCAAGAAAAACCGGCCCTCCAGTTCCTTCGCCGGGCCAGGGGATTCACCCCCTCCCCTATATTCCTGCCCGTCAAGGGGCCGAGCGTGCTCGGCGTCGGGCCGGAACTCAAAAACACGGTATGCATTACCAAGGGCGACCAAGCCTTTTTGAGCCAGCACATCGGCGATATGCAGAACCTGGAGACCGCCGGGTTCCACAAGGAAGTCATTTCCCATCTGGGCCACATCCTCCAGGTCAGGCCCGAACTGGTGGTGGCGGACAAGCACCCGGACTACCTTTCCACCCGCTACGCGCTGGAAGAAAGCGGCCTGCCCGTTGTCAGGCTGCAGCATCACTTCGCGCACATCCTCGCGGTCATGGCCGGCAAGCAGATCATGGAGCCCGTGCTCGGGCTGGCCATGGACGGCTCGGGTTATGGCGACGACGCCACCATATGGGGAGGCGAGTTCCTCTACGTCGACCCTGCGGGACCAAGCCTCGTGCGGGCCGGTCACCTCTTCCCAGTGCGTTTACCAGGAGGCGAGGCGGCCATCAGACAGCCCTGGCGCATGGCCATGTCCTATCTTCTGGCCCTGGGCCGCGACCCGCTCGCAGAGGGTTGGCCGTGGCTTAAAGGCCGCGAACAAGCAGCCGGCCTGGTCCGTGCCATGGTGGAGAAAGGCCTGAATAGCCCTGTGACCACAAGCTGCGGCAGACTTTTCGATGCCGTGAGCGCCCTGACCGGTATCTGTCCTGAGATCAGCTACGAGGGTCAGGCAGCCATCAGGCTGGAACATAGCCAGGACCCTTTGCCGCACGCCGGGTATGCGTGTGGGGTCCAGGAATCCGCTGGTTTAACCTTACTTGATTCCCTGTCTCTCTTCGGCCAGGCTGCGGACGACACGTTGCAAGGCAGACCCGCCAGAGAGGTAAGCCGCCTTTTCCACCTCGGCTTGGCGAACGGTCTCTCCGAGATGGCTCTTCTGCTTTGCGAACGTTTCGGAACACGGCATGTGGCGTTAAGCGGGGGAGTGTTTCTCAACAAGACGCTTTCCACTCTGCTTCCGGGCATGCTCGCGCGCTTTGGACTTGTGGCTCACACGCACGAATACGAGCCTCCAGGGGATGGATGCATCTCATTGGGCCAGGCTTTTTACGGGCAACTCTGGCTGAACGCAGCTGGCAAATAGACTCTCCCGGGAACCGAAATGCTCCCCCGGGGTGTTCAACGCCATTTACATGGCGGGTTTCCCGCATTTTGCATGCCCCAAACGCATTCGCCCTAATGTATCTACCCTGACAACCGCTTGGAATAAATGCCTAAACACTGAAAACGGGTACTCTGTTTTTTTGCTTGCGCTGCTTGGCGTACTATATATAGGAGCTTTTCACGTCGGGGCGTGCCCCGGCAGACGGAATCACCAGTGAACTCAGGCCAAACATGGCTTAGGTCGGTAGTGGCACGAGGCAATGTGCCTATCTGGTTTTCGCGACCCCTACAGGGCCAAGCAAAGAGATACGAGTTTATATAT of the Desulfovibrio sp. genome contains:
- a CDS encoding Y-family DNA polymerase; this translates as MQIALMDCNNFYASCEKVFAPHLADRPVVVLSNNDGCIIARSKEAKDLGVPMGAPAFKCRQLFARQGIAVFSSNYALYGDMSARVMATAGGLVPRMEVYSIDEAFLDITDMPANAAETARMLRERVKRDTGITVSVGIGSTKTLAKAANKLAKKDPAFNGVLEIPDSTQRGEYLSLLEVSDIWGIGPRRAKRLKASGVLTALDFTRLPRDYVKKKFTIAGLHTWLELQGVPCIPLGAAPRSKKAIVTSRSFGHPVTRLDDLREALSHYASRAAEKLRAQKGQAATILVWVQIYTGDAQQPLKGVLQSQAMNPATSRTTEIVRAGMKALESIFIPDRRYKKLGVMLTGIENEGGMQLSLLREPDRRKDRLMAVLDQVNAKWGRETLFAASSGIKRPWGMRQEMRSPRYTTVWAELPVALA
- the umuD gene encoding translesion error-prone DNA polymerase V autoproteolytic subunit, with the protein product MRSPTDFSLPVVDAPSGFPSPAEDYIDQRLNLNEHLIIRPSSTYFFRVRGDSMSAAGIASGDLLVVDRSVSPKPGHVVVAAVDGNLTVKRLKLAGRKLALATEVPESPLILLTEERSVEIWGVAVYVIHGLTSCRSL
- a CDS encoding thioredoxin domain-containing protein; translated protein: MPEFTNRLVHEKSPYLLQHAHNPVDWFPWGEEAFAKAEAENKPLFISIGYSTCHWCHVMERECFEDEEAANLLNATAVPVKIDREERPDLDGIYMTACQMMTSAGGWPLSIFADHLGRPFFAATYIPKHSRFGRMGLMDLLPSVREAWTNRRGDVEQTAGKILSALADHQKVSPSRTDPGPEVLDTAYRQLASRFDQERGGFGEAPKFPSPHQLLFLLRHHRRTGERVALDMVSITLTAMRLGGIFDHVGLGFHRYSTDADWLLPHFEKMLYDQAMLLMAYTEAFQATGDPLFKRTALEVARFVLRDMTGPEGAFHSAWDADSEGEEGKFYVWTTDELRRILPVEDAQLYAELFGFLPDGNFTEEATGHKTGANIPHLAALPPEDLAERLESIRERLLDARNKRVRPHKDDKILTDWNGLTIAALAQAARVLKEPDLAQSAARAADFILARLRDQNGQLLHRYRDMDASVPGNLDDHAFLAWGLTELYQTTYDLGWLQAALDLADQVLDRFQDNEHGGFFFTAKDVPTHLVRQKEFFDAALPSGNSAALLVLLKLSRLAARSDLAEAASRLLRCLGDGLTRFPSGFTMLLCGLDFALGPGSDVVLSGPDAESLEPFLTALRSRYLPMTLVLVRDEKGELASMASYTAGMCPLDGKATAYVCRNGSCEPPTTDAVKMLSLLTK
- a CDS encoding DUF362 domain-containing protein gives rise to the protein MPQDVFLEHLPSYSSPDLDTLTGRLLELSGCRPTRGDHVLVKPNLVAPSNTALSCTHPAVVRAVCRYLADFGARITVGDSPAFGTGRIVARACGLDKALAGLPATIVNLTRPRQLPLTLGGTVGVSAQALDVPFIVNVPRFKVHDQMRLTLAVKNFFGCVMGFRKSLAHQKHGEKGTRFESMIMDVCQAMPKSVSLVDGVVAMHVCGPANGKPYSLGLLGACANPVALDTALHAVLGLPPDGTPLGEEAARRGLVEEVSYSMKRPEDFDTLGFTLPGELAPVAFKPGRFLKGRLKSLYIRLSGAKQS
- a CDS encoding YdcF family protein, producing the protein MKPNFKTALHVVEHLLLAAAVVGLGILLTAGHWLQNSDSPATSDAMVVLCGDFSRAAYAAELYKLGMAKKVYVGRAYRLRSERVLDQNMLSFPRHEEIYKALLRKKGVPAEAIEYYGDELLSTYQEAETLASQLGSKPGSLLVVTSPYHVRRARIIFKDAFPDWDIRVVGTPTEKLPAAWWTDQESARIVLLEIPKTVYYLLGGRFRSTPQGK
- a CDS encoding diguanylate cyclase produces the protein MKLSAKASLLLTGLVLAVIAATSFFLFAYQQKAIKDLVIQQLESEANSLAVEIRAFVDENIRDMGAIAGNMPAGWNQSGDLGPVREYLARQSSHYPKFENGFFLLDREGRFLADYPPHPELHGQSFAHRDYYTRTMALERGVIGDPYVSARSGLPVLTITAPLKGPGGEIQAVLCGSLNLLSPWALGEQQQRRIGKTGYIYVMDHSRRFIIHTDTSRILKPLEKGRNLFLDKAVEGFEGPGETINSQGVPLLIASRQIPTWGWVVLTQMPIKEAMAPMHEAALAVGLFFLGALVLVLPVGFSAMRRITRPLEALEKATHVISQDLRKPEGAFTRPFASSAMDALRGMRSSDEIGQLARAFFQLSVRLKQTLSSLRNAAEDWERTFSSVQEALLVIDGQGKVLRINRVAEDLFRTVKTKAIGVSWREVLAMGKTPPEEWPSNESIQQSSRFKTAASLPDRPGRFELSFSAIQGRKGDGGHLLMVTDVTEKMQAEERIRDLAFHDALTGLPNRLLLADRLEQAVATAMRNATKAGVLFLDLDDFKQVNDTFGHETGDELLVQVAERMAGCLRSNDTLARYAGDEFVVVLMDLKSPSEAANIASRMLAALSPEFELANGKARIGASIGIAVYPEDGVTPGLLLNHADTAMYRAKSRGKNSYLFADSPAMATGEGLPKQ
- the ilvB gene encoding biosynthetic-type acetolactate synthase large subunit, with the protein product MSITGAHYIVKFLESRGVRTVIGIPGGSILPLYDALGQSVTIRHVLARHEQGAAFMAQGMARLTGIPGVCLATSGPGATNLVTAIADAQRDGVPLVCITGQVPRAQIGTEAFQEVDIVAVTKPITKLSRMVESARELPHALNKAFRLAVEGRPGPVLLDIPKDVQCQTLELELPAVASSISQPAPLSWDASRAAAMINAAKRPVLLLGGGAVRGGAPQHARSLAEKASLPVTMTLMGLGAFPATHPLSLGMHGMHGHHWANAALHECDLLIAVGSRFDDRATGKVDAFCPKAKIIHINVDEKELGRIKHAELGIVADAGLALAAILPLVEGKPRREWPSRIDRLKAHAPATGPANCPGCARSLIGEVASMLREDAVIVTDVGQHQMFVAQSFPYRAPGRWLTSGGLGVMGFGLPAAIGASLAEPKAQVVCFTGDGSLKMNIQELATLAETGANVKIVVLDNQSLGLVAQQQSLFFEGRKSASRYGRGTDFAAVAEAFGVKGVDLDASTDPAAKLEEALRAIGPVLIHARVDRDAMVFPMVPPGAPNSEMLLSHPEAEDASMPAAINMG